One genomic region from Diabrotica undecimpunctata isolate CICGRU chromosome 9, icDiaUnde3, whole genome shotgun sequence encodes:
- the LOC140450868 gene encoding LOW QUALITY PROTEIN: uncharacterized protein (The sequence of the model RefSeq protein was modified relative to this genomic sequence to represent the inferred CDS: inserted 2 bases in 1 codon), translating to MVQRKSVTVPQQTIIVIGQFIQKDGQKDLLLRFGEDCICIDGTHGLNAYGFELHTILILDDLREGYPTAFLITNRSDSIGMNIFLMHXKERVGKAIKPKVFMSDMADFYYKSWVQVMQPAEFRLYCTWHVDKAWRKNLEKVLNKEKKIQVYHMLRTLLQETDSSAFNKLLNFLEYLKEDSDTLEFAIFFEQYYACKAEHWAYCFRLHCGLNTNMHIERMHRTIKHIYLHGKFVKRLDKAIGAIMKLVKDKLFERLIVIHKGKVSTKINELRQRHATKSCPCKLVCEDCEVCIHCYTCTCLDSCIKWNMCKHIHLVCKYTQMDLTKENTIPNTNLLAGDDDNLVIECDDEKRALIDAVSKTRSDEESHLKGANKRFSFPRRIKGYTKNRYSDKTHIYVNIYVLH from the exons ATGGTTCAAAGAAAATCAGTAACTGTACCACAACAAACTATAATTGTCATAGGTCAG TTTATTCAAAAAGATGGACAGAAAGACCTATTGCTACGATTTGGGGAGGATTGCATTTGTATTGATGGGACCCATGGTTTAAATGCCTATGGGTTTGAACTACATACCATCCTAATACTGGATGATTTGCGAGAGGGCTACCCAACAGCTTTTTTGATAACAAATCGCAGTGATTCCATTggtatgaatatttttttaatgca taaagAAAGAGTTGGCAAGGCTATTAAACCGAAAGTATTTATGTCCGATATGGcagatttttattataaatcgtGGGTGCAGGTTATGCAGCCTGCTGAATTTag aTTGTATTGCACCTGGCATGTTGATAAAGCATGgagaaaaaatttagaaaaagtgCTCAATAAGGaaaaaaaa ATTCAGGTGTATCATATGCTCAGGACATTATTGCAAGAAACTGATTCATctgcttttaataaattattaaattttctggAATATTTGAAGGAAGATTCAGATACCCTggaatttgcaatttttttcgaGCAATATTATGCATGTAAAGCTGAGCACTGGGCATATTGTTTTAGGTTGCATTGTGGCCTAAATACCAATATGCACATTGAAAGGATGCACAGaacaataaaacatatttatttacatGGAAAATTCGTCAAGAGATTAGATAAGGCAATAGGTGCTATTATGAAACTTGTTAAAGACAAATTATTTGAGAGACTTATTGTGATTCACAAAGGTAAAGTCTCTACCAAAATTAATGAATTAAGACAAAGGCACGCCACAA AAAGTTGTCCTTGTAAACTAGTGTGTGAAGATTGCGAAGTTTGTATACACTGCTATACTTGTACATGCTTGGATTCATGTATAAAATGGAACATGTGTAAACATATTCATTTAGTTTGCAAGTATACCCAAATGGATTTGACTAAAGAGAATACCATTCCAAATACAAATTTATTAGCAG GTGATGATGATAACCTGGTGATTGAATGCGATGACGAGAAAAGGGCTTTGATTGATGCGGTTAGCAAAACAAGAAGCGATGAAGAAAGTCATTTAAAAGGAGCAAATAAACGATTTAGTTTCCCTAGAAGAATTAAAGGCTATACAAAAAATCGTTATTCCGATAAAACCCACATATATGTCAATATATATGTTTTACACtag